The Anopheles moucheti chromosome 3, idAnoMoucSN_F20_07, whole genome shotgun sequence genome contains the following window.
ttcaaccgctgtgctttccgtttcctcttcggcggaagctgtagtctcggtttcttcttcagccgctgtgctttccgtttcctcttcggcggaagctgtagtctcggtttcttcttcagccgccgtgctttccgtttcctcttcggaggctgctgtagtctcggtttcttcttcagccgccgtgctttccgtttcctcttcggcggaagctgtagtctcggtttcttcttcagtcgccgtgctttccgtttcctcttcggaggttgctgtagtctcggtttcttcttcagctgccgtgctttccgtttcctctacggcggaagctgtagtctcggtttcttcttcagccgctgtgctttccgtttcctctccGGAGgctgctgtagtctcggtttcttcttcagccgccgtgctttccgtgtcctcttcggcggaagctgtagtctcggtttcttcttcagccgccgtgctttccgtttcctcttcggaggctgctgtagtctcggtttcttcttcagccgctgtgctttccgtttcctcttcggaggctgctgtagtctcggtttcttcttcagccgctgtgctttccgtttcctcttcggcggaagctgtagtctcggtttcttcttcagccgctgtgctttccgtttcctcttcggcggaagctgtagtctcggtttcttcttcagccgctgtgctttccgtttcctcttcggcggaagctgtagtctcggtttcttcttcagccgccgtgctttccgtgtcctcttcggcggaagctgtagtctcggtttcttcttcagccgctgtgctttccgtttcctcttcggcggaagctgtagtctcggtttcttcttcagccgccgtgctttccgtttcctcttcggcggaagctgtagtctcggtttgttcgtcagccgccgtgctttccgtttcctcttcggcggaagctgtagtctcggtttcttcttcagccgctgtgctttccgtttcctcttcggcggctgctgtagtctcggtttcttcttcagccgccgtgctttccgtttcctctacggcggaagctgtagtctcggtttcttcttcagccgctgtgctttccgtttcctcttcggcggaagctgtagtctcggtttcttcttcagccgccgtgctttccgtttcctcttcggaggctgctgtagtctcggtttcttcttcagccgccgtgctttccgtttcctcttcggcggaagctgtagtctcggtttcttcttcattcgccgtgctttccgtttcctcttcggaggttgctgtagtctcggtttcttcttcagccgccgtgctttccgtttcctctacggcggaagctgtagtctcggtttcttcttcagccgctgtgctttccgtttcctcttcggcggaagctgtagtctcggtttgttcgtcagccgccgtgctttccgtttcctcttcggcggaagctgtagtctcggtttcttcttcagccgccgtgctttccgtttcctcttcggcggctgctgtagtctcggtttcttcttcagccgctgtgctttccgtttcctcttcggcggaagctgtagtctcggtttcttcttcagccgccgtgctttccgtttcctcttcggcggaagctgtattctcggtttcttcttcagccgccgtgctttccgtttcctcttcggcggaagctgtagtctcggtttcttcttcagccgctgtgctttccgtttcctcttcggcggctgctgtagtctcggtttcttcttcagccgccgtgctttccgtttcctctacggcggaagctgtagtctcggtttcttcttcagccgctgtgctttccgtttcctcttcggcggaagctgtagtctcggtttcttcttcagccgctgtgctttccgtttcctcttcggagtctgctgtagtctcggtttcttcttcagccaccgtgctttccgtttcctcttcggcggaagctgtagtctcggtttcttcttcagccgctgtgctttccgtttcctcttcggcggaagctgtagtctcggtttcttcttcagccgccgtgctttccgtttcctcatcagcggaagctgtagtctcggtttcttcttcagccgccgtgctttccgtttcctcttcggcggaagctgtagtctcggtttcttcttcagccgccgtgctttccgtttcctcatcagcggaagctgtagtctcggtttcttcttcagccgccgtgctttccgtttcctcatcagcggaagctgtagtctcggtttcttcttcagccgctgtgctttccgtttcctcttcggcggctgctgtagtctcggtttcttcttcagccgccgtgctttccgtttcctcttcggcggaagctgtagtctcggtttcttcttcagtcgccgtgctttccgtgtcctcttcggcggaagctgtagtctcggtttcttcttcagccgctgtgctttccgtttcctcttcggcggaagctgtagtctcggtttcttcttcagccgctgtgctttccgtttcctcttcggcggaagctgtagtctcggtttcttcttcagccgctgtgctttccgtttcctcttcggaggttgctgtagtctcggtttctttttcagccgccgtgctttccgtttcctgttcggcggaagctgtagtctcggtttcttcttcagccgctgtgctttccgtgtcctcttcggcggaagctgtagtctcggtttcttcttcagccgctgtgctttccgtttcctcttcggcggaagctgtagtctcggtttcttcttcagccgctgtgctttccgtttcctcttcggcggaagctgtagtctcggtttcttcttcagtcgccgtgctttccgtgtcctcttcggcggaagctgtagtctcggtttcttcttcagccgctgtgctttccgtttcctcttcggcggaagctgtagtctcggtttcttcttcagccgctgtgctttccgtttcctcttcggcggaagctgtagtctcggtttcttcttcagccgctgtgctttccgtttcctcttcggaggttgctgtagtctcggtttctttttcagccgccgtgctttccgtttcctgttcggcggaagctgtagtctcggtttcttcttcagccgctgtgctttccgtgtcctcttcggcggaagctgtagtctcggtttcttcttcagccgctgtgctttccgtttcctcttcggcggaagctgtagtctcggtttcttcttcagccgccgtgctttccgtgtcctcttcggcggaagctgtagtctcggtttcttcttcagccgccgtgctttccgtttcctcatCAGCgaaagctgtagtctcggtttcttcttcagccgctgtgctttccgtttcctcttcggcggaagctgtagtctcggtttcttcttcagccgctgtgctttccgtttcctcttcggcggaagctgtagtctcggtttcttcttcagccgccgtgctttccgtttcctcatCAGCgaaagctgtagtctcggtttcttcttcagccgctgtgctttccgtttcctcttcggcggaagctgtagtctcggtttcttcttcagccgctgtgctttccgtttcctcttcggcggaagctgtagtctcggtttcttcttcagccgctgtgctttccgtttcctcttcggaggttgctgtagtctcggtttctttttcagccgccgtgctttccgtttcctgttcggcggaagctgtagtctcggtttcttcttcagccgctgtgctttccgtgtcctcttcggcggaagctgtagtctcggtttcttcttcagccgctgtgctttccgtttcctcttcggcggaagctgtagtctcggtttcttcttcagccgccgtgctttccgtgtcctcttcggcggaagctgtagtctcggtttcttcttcagccgccgtgctttccgtttcctcatCAGCgaaagctgtagtctcggtttcttcttcagccgctgtgctttccgtttcctcatCAGCgaaagctgtagtctcggtttcttcttcagccgccgagctttccgtttcctcttcggcggaagctgtagtctcggtttgttcgtcagccgccgtgctttccgtttcctcatCAGCgaaagctgtagtctcggtttcttcttcagccgctgtgctttccgtttcctcttcggcggaagctgtagtctcggtttgttcgtcagccgctgtgctttccgtttcctcttcggcggaagctgtagtctcggtttcttcttcagccgccgtgctttccgtgtcctcttcggcggaagctgtagtctcggtttcttcttcagccgctgtgctttccgtttcctcttcggcggaagctgtagtctcggtttcttcttcagccgccgtgctttccgtgtcctcttcggcggaagctgtagtctcggtttcttcttcagccgctgtgctttccgtttcctcttcggcggaagctgtagtctcggtttcttcttcagccgctgtgctttccgtgtcctcttcggcggaagctgtagtctcggtttgttcgtcagccgccgtgctttccgtttcctcttcggcggaagctgtagtctcggtttcttcttcagccactgtgctttccgtttcctcttcggcggaagctgtagtctcggtttcttcttcagccgccgtgctttccgtgtcctcttcggcggaagctgtagtctcggtttcttcttcagccgctgtgctttccgtttcctcttcggcggaagctgtagtctcggtttcttcttcagccgctgtgctttccgtttcctcttcggcggaagctgtagtctcggtttcttcttcagccgctgtgctttccgtttcctcttcggcggaagctgtagtctcggtttcttcttcagccgctgtgctttccgtttcctcttcggcggaagctgtagtctcggtttcttcttcagccgctgtgctttccgtttcctcttcggcggaagctgtagtctcggtttcttcttcagccgccgtgctttccgtgtcctcttcggcggaagctgtagtctcggtttcttcttcagccgccgtgctttccgtttcctcatcagcggaagctgtagtctcagtttcttcttcagccgctgtgctttccgtttcctcttcggcggaagctgtagtctcggtttcttcttcagccgctgtgctttccgtttcctcttcggcggaagctgtagtctcggtttgttcgtcagccgctgtgctttccgtgtcgtcttcggcggaagctgtagtctcggtttgttcgtcagccgccgtgctttccgtttcctcttcggcggaagctgtagtctcggtttcttcttcagccactgtgctttccgtttcctcttcggcggaagctgtagtctcggtttcttcttcagccgccgtgctttccgtgtcctcttcggcggaagctgtagtctcggtttcttcttcagccgctgtgctttccgtttcctcttcggcggaagctgtagtctcggtttcttcttcagccgctgtgctttccgtttcctcttcggcggaagctgtagtctcggtttcttcttcagccgctgtgctttccgtttcctcttcggcggaagctgtagtctcggtttcttcttcagccgctgtgctttccgtttcctcttcggcggaagctgtagtctcggtttcttcttcagccgctgtgctttccgtgtcgtcttcggcggaagctgtagtctcggtttgttcgtcagccgccgtgctttccgtttcctcttcggcggaagctgtagtctcggtttcttcttcagccactgtgctttccgtttcctcttcggcggaacctgtagtctcggtttcttcttcagccgccgtgctttccgtttcctcttcggcggaagctgtagtctcggtttcttcttcagccgctgtgctttccgtttcctcttcggcggaagctgtagtctcggtttcttcttcagccgctgtgctttccgtttcctcttcggcggaagctgtagtctcggtttcttcttcagccgctgtgctttccgtttcctcttcggcggaagctgtagtctcggtttcttcttcagccgctgtgctttccgtttcctcttcggcggaagctgtagtctcggtttcttcttcagccgccgtgctttccgtgtcctcttcggcggaagctgtagtctcggtttcttcttcagccgctgtgctttccgtttcctcttcggcggaagctgtagtctcggtttcttcttcagccgctgtgctttccgtttcctcttcggcggaagctgtagtctcggtttcttcttcagccgctgtgctttccgtttcctcttcggcggaagctgtagtctcggtttcttcttcagccgctgtgctttccgtttcctcttcggcggaagctgtagtctcggtttcttcttcagccgctgtgctttccgtttcctcttcggcggaagctgtagtctcggtttcttcttcagccgccgtgctttccgtgtcctcttcggcggaagctgtagtctcggtttgttcgtcagccgccgtgctttccgtttcctcttcggcggaagctgtagtctcggtttcttcttcagccactgtgctttccgtttcctcttcggcggaagctgtagtctcggtttcttcttcagccgccgtgctttccgtttcctcttcggcggaagctgtagtctcggtttgttcgtcagccgctgtgctttccgtgtcgtcttcggcggaagctgtagtctcggtttgttcgtcagccgccgtgctttccgtttcctcttcggcggaagctgtagtctcggtttcttcttcagccactgtgctttccgtttcctcttcggcggaagctgtagtctcggtttcttcttcagccgccgtgctttccgtgtcctcttcggcggaagctgtagtctcggtttcttcttcagccgctgtgctttccgtttcctcttcggcggaagctgtagtctcggtttcttcttcagccgctgtgctttccgtttcctcttcggcggaagctgtagtctcggtttcttcttcagccgctgtgctttccgtttcc
Protein-coding sequences here:
- the LOC128300964 gene encoding uncharacterized protein LOC128300964, whose amino-acid sequence is TTASAEEETESTAAEEETETTASAEEETESTAAEEETETTASAEEETESTAAEEETETTASAEEETESTAAEEETETTASAEEETESTAAEEETETTAAAEEETESTAAEEETETTASAEEETESTAADEQTETTASAEEETESTAAEEETETTASAEEETESTAAEEETETTASAEEDTESTAAEEETETTASAEEETESTAAEEETETTASAEEETESTAAEEETETTASAEEETESTAAEEETETTASADEETESTAAEEETETTASAEEDTESTAAEEETETTASAEEETESTAAEEETETTASAEEETESTAAEEETETTASAEEETESTAAEEETETTASAEEDTESTAAEEETESTAAEEETETTASAEEDTDSTAADEQTETTAFADEETESTAAEEETETTASAEEDTESTAAEEETETTASAEEETESTAAEEETETTASAEEETESTAAEEETETTASAEEETESTAAEEETETTASAEEETESTAAEEETETTASAEEETESTAAEEETETTASAEEETESTAAEEETETTVAEEETETTASAEEETESTAADEQTETTASAEDDTESTAAEEETETTASAEEETESTAAEEETETTASAEEETESTAAEEETETTASAEEETESTAAEEETETTASAEEETESTAAEEETETTASAEEDTESTAAEEETETTASAEEETESTVAEEETETTASAEEETESTAADEQTETTASAEDDTESTAADEQTETTASAEEETESTAAEEETETTASAEEETESTVAEEETETTASAEEETESTAADEQTETTASAEEDTESTAAEEETETTASAEEETESTAAEEETETTASAEEETESTAAEEETETTASAEEETESTAAEEETETTASAEEETESTAAEEETETTASAEEETESTAAEEETETTASAEEDTESTAAEEETETTASAEEETESTAAEEETETTASAEEETESTAAEEETETTASAEEETESTAAEEETETTASAEEETESTAAEEETETTASAEEETESTAAEEETETTGSAEEETESTVAEEETETTASAEEETESTAADEQTETTASAEDDTESTAAEEETETTASAEEETESTAAEEETETTASAEEETESTAAEEETETTASAEEETESTAAEEETETTASAEEETESTAAEEETETTASAEEDTESTAAEEETETTASAEEETESTVAEEETETTASAEEETESTTTASAEEETESTAAEEETETTASADEETESTAAEEETETTASAEEDTESTAAEEETETTASAEEETESTAAEEETETTASAEEETESTAAEEETETTASAEEETESTAAEEETETTASAEEETESTAAEEETETTASAEEETESTAAEEETETTASAEEDTESTAAEEETETTASAEEETESTVAEEETETTASAEEETESTAADEQTETTASAEEDTESTAAEEETETTASAEEETESTAAEEETETTASAEEDTESTAAEEETETTASAEEETESTAAEEETETTASAEEDTESTAAEEETETTASAEEETESTAADEQTETTASAEEETESTAAEEETETTAFADEETESTAADEQTETTASAEEETESSAAEEETETTAFADEETESTAAEEETETTAFADEETESTAAEEETETTASAEEDTESTAAEEETETTASAEEETESTAAEEETETTASAEEDTESTAAEEETETTASAEQETESTAAEKETETTATSEEETESTAAEEETETTASAEEETESTAAEEETETTASAEEETESTAAEEETETTAFADEETESTAAEEETETTASAEEETESTAAEEETETTASAEEETESTAAEEETETTAFADEETESTAAEEETETTASAEEDTESTAAEEETETTASAEEETESTAAEEETETTASAEEDTESTAAEEETETTASAEQETESTAAEKETETTATSEEETESTAAEEETETTASAEEETESTAAEEETETTASAEEETESTAAEEETETTASAEEDTESTATEEETETTASAEEETESTAAEEETETTASAEEETESTAAEEETETTASAEEDTESTAAEEETETTASAEQETESTAAEKETETTATSEEETESTAAEEETETTASAEEETESTAAEEETETTASAEEETESTAAEEETETTASAEEDTESTATEEETETTASAEEETESTAAEEETETTAAAEEETESTAAEEETETTASADEETESTAAEEETETTASADEETESTAAEEETETTASAEEETESTAAEEETETTASADEETESTAAEEETETTASAEEETESTAAEEETETTASAEEETESTVAEEETETTADSEEETESTAAEEETETTASAEEETESTAAEEETETTASAVEETESTAAEEETETTAAAEEETESTAAEEETETTASAEEETESTAAEEETENTASAEEETESTAAEEETETTASAEEETESTAAEEETETTAAAEEETESTAAEEETETTASAEEETESTAADEQTETTASAEEETESTAAEEETETTASAVEETESTAAEEETETTATSEEETESTANEEETETTASAEEETESTAAEEETETTAASEEETESTAAEEETETTASAEEETESTAAEEETETTASAVEETESTAAEEETETTAAAEEETESTAAEEETETTASAEEETESTAADEQTETTASAEEETESTAAEEETETTASAEEETESTAAEEETETTASAEEDTESTAAEEETETTASAEEETESTAAEEETETTASAEEETESTAAEEETETTASAEEETESTAAEEETETTAASEEETESTAAEEETETTAASEEETESTAAEEETETTASAEEDTESTAAEEETETTAASGEETESTAAEEETETTASAVEETESTAAEEETETTATSEEETESTATEEETETTASAEEETESTAAEEETETTAASEEETESTAAEEETETTASAEEETESTAAEEETETTASAEEETESTAVEEETETTASAEEETESTAAEEETETTAASEEETESTAAEEETETTASAEEETESTAAEEETETTASAEEETESTAADEQTETTASAEEETESTAAEEETETTASAEEETESTAAEEETETTAASEEETESTAAEEETETTASAEEETESTAAEEETETTAAAEEETESTAAEEETETTAAAEEETESTAAEEETETTASAEEETESTAAEEETETTAASEEETESTAAEEETETTASAEEDTESTAAEEETETTAASGEETESTAAEEETETTASAEEETESTAAEEETETTAASEEETESTAAEEETETTASAEEETESTAAEEETETTASAEEETESTAAEEETETTASAEEETESTAAVEETETTASAEEETESTAAEEETETTAASEEETDSSSEIPTTTAEPIDECMDYTPPPPALKHLYVKLKPHLNVSSNEPTPPRKSFPSYRKLIKDVNKISLNSGTFRQKIEGVINKFQTAINESIASQLQFFESTRINMLFQLKNFVQKSYNGFTDLVDRSFKNSGVCTGRSKECWDKLQTGLPRFMDEMNQEIVTCDDIFNANMENPRGVSVRRVAVQRISQEFGHIQSKCLNIPQGNGQTLSCLMKSLPHFVPRSAAYFSSLQNVISQGTNLMGYVTSMAQSCYQTAYNARTEQFNNGMTKLNRCVQGANANDVALNKELDK